A section of the Etheostoma cragini isolate CJK2018 chromosome 12, CSU_Ecrag_1.0, whole genome shotgun sequence genome encodes:
- the LOC117954525 gene encoding tropomyosin alpha-4 chain-like isoform X4 — protein sequence METVKKKIQTLQLHVDEAEDRALAVQRELDTEREHREKAEADVASLNRRIQLVEEELDRAQERLATALQKLEEAEKAADESERGMKVIENRAMKDEEKMEIQEMQLKEAKHIAEEADRKYEEVARKLVILEGELERAEERAEIAELKCADLEEELKNVTNNLKSLEAQSDKYSEKEDKYEEEIKVLNDRLKEAETRAEFAERSVAKLEKTIDDLEDELYTQKLKYKAISEELDHALNDMNTM from the exons ATGGAGACTGTAAAGAAGAAAATCCAAACTCTCCAGCTACATGTTGATGAGGCAGAAGATCGTGCACTGGCAGTACAAAGGGAGTTGGACACTGAACGGGAACATCGTGAGAAA GCGGAGGCCGATGTGGCATCTTTGAACCGCAGGATCcagctggtggaggaggagtTGGACCGTGCTCAGGAGAGACTGGCCACAGCCCTTCAGAAACTGGAGGAGGCTGAGAAGGCTGCAGATGAGAGTGAAAG AGGCATGAAGGTGATTGAGAACAGAGCCATGAAAGACGAGGAGAAGATGGAGATCCAGGAAATGCAGCTCAAAGAAGCCAAACACATCGCTGAGGAGGCGGACCGCAAATACGAGGAG gttGCCCGCAAACTGGTAATCCTTGAGGGTGAGCTGGAGAGGGCAGAAGAGAGGGCAGAAATTGCAGAACT TAAGTGTGCTGACCTGGAAGAAGAGCTGAAGAACGTCACCAACAACCTCAAGTCGCTAGAGGCTCAGTCTGATAAG TACTCtgagaaagaagacaaatatGAAGAAGAGATTAAAGTCCTGAATGACAGACTTAAGGAG gCGGAAACCCGTGCAGAATTCGCAGAGAGGTCCGTGGCGAAGCTGGAAAAGACCATCGATGACTTAGAAG ACGAACTGTACACTCAGAAGCTGAAATACAAGGCTATCAGCGAGGAGCTGGATCATGCCCTCAATGATATGAACACCATGTAG
- the LOC117954525 gene encoding tropomyosin alpha-3 chain-like isoform X1, whose translation MEAIKKKMQMLKLDKENAIDRAEQAESDKKAAEDKCKLLEDELLALQKKLKGTEDELDKYSEALKDAQEKLELSEKKAADAEADVASLNRRIQLVEEELDRAQERLATALQKLEEAEKAADESERGMKVIENRAMKDEEKMEIQEMQLKEAKHIAEEADRKYEEVARKLVILEGELERAEERAEIAELKCADLEEELKNVTNNLKSLEAQSDKYSEKEDKYEEEIKVLNDRLKEAETRAEFAERSVAKLEKTIDDLEENLSKEKEQNVGMHQVLDQTLQELNSL comes from the exons ATGGAGGCCATTAAGAAGAAGATGCAGATGCTGAAGTTGGACAAGGAGAACGCCATTGACAGGGCAGAACAGGCGGAGTCTGACAAGAAGGCAGCCGAGGATAAATGCAAGCTG CTGGAGGATGAGCTGCTTGCTCTGCAGAAGAAACTGAAGGGAACAGAGGATGAGCTCGACAAGTACTCCGAGGCCCTGAAGGATGCTCAGGAGAAACTGGAACTGTCGGAGAAGAAGGCCGCGGAT GCGGAGGCCGATGTGGCATCTTTGAACCGCAGGATCcagctggtggaggaggagtTGGACCGTGCTCAGGAGAGACTGGCCACAGCCCTTCAGAAACTGGAGGAGGCTGAGAAGGCTGCAGATGAGAGTGAAAG AGGCATGAAGGTGATTGAGAACAGAGCCATGAAAGACGAGGAGAAGATGGAGATCCAGGAAATGCAGCTCAAAGAAGCCAAACACATCGCTGAGGAGGCGGACCGCAAATACGAGGAG gttGCCCGCAAACTGGTAATCCTTGAGGGTGAGCTGGAGAGGGCAGAAGAGAGGGCAGAAATTGCAGAACT TAAGTGTGCTGACCTGGAAGAAGAGCTGAAGAACGTCACCAACAACCTCAAGTCGCTAGAGGCTCAGTCTGATAAG TACTCtgagaaagaagacaaatatGAAGAAGAGATTAAAGTCCTGAATGACAGACTTAAGGAG gCGGAAACCCGTGCAGAATTCGCAGAGAGGTCCGTGGCGAAGCTGGAAAAGACCATCGATGACTTAGAAG agaacctatcaaaagaaaaagagcaaaacgTAGGAATGCACCAAGTCCTGGACCAAACTCTGCAGGAGCTCAATAGCTTGTAA
- the admp gene encoding anti-dorsalizing morphogenic protein — translation MLLFVISFATLCTAAARPSLSYLENHFTADNESEEVRTAAIKRLLEVFGMEDPPAIHRHKQPPQYMLDLYNTVADVDGVTKDPYLLEGNTVRSFFDKLHSEQVEFRFNLSTVARTEKILTAELHLFKLQPLAPLTFNRHHFCQVSVYQLLDTSKNNKTQQKKLLSSRLIPVHSTGWEVFTITQAVRSWMIDEGSNMGLHVVVRTLGGSQMDRKLIRFASGRNHHQSKQPMLVLFTDDGRRRSTSLESIDPNDTTAPSSLPQAPVTGLSSRSARSLDYSEEEGVSLPCKRLPLYVDFEEIGWSGWIVSPRGYNAYHCKGSCPFPLGQNMRPTNHATVQSIINALKLIKGIEKPCCVPDKLFSINLLYFDDAENVVLKQYNDMVAGSCGCH, via the exons ATGCTGCTGTTTGTGATCAGCTTTGCCACTTTGTGCACCGCCGCTGCACGGCCTTCGCTCAGCTATCTGGAGAATCATTTCACCGCCGACAATGAGTCAGAGGAAGTACGCACAGCTGCCATCAAGAGACTTTTGGAAGTTTTTGGGATGGAGGACCCCCCTGCTATCCATCGACACAAGCAACCACCTCAGTACATGCTTGATCTGTACAACACGGTTGCTGATGTGGACGGTGTGACAAAGGACCCGTATCTTCTAGAGGGAAATACTGTGCGCAGCTTCTTTGACaaat TGCACAGTGAACAGGTGGAGTTCAGGTTCAATTTGTCCACGGTGGCCAGAACTGAGAAGATTCTCACTGCAGAGCTCCATCTTTTCAAGCTGCAGCCACTGGCACCACTGACATTCAACAGGCACCATTTTTGCCAG gTTAGTGTTTATCAGCTGCTTGACaccagcaaaaacaacaaaacacagcagaagAAGCTGCTGTCTTCTCGGCTCATCCCAGTTCACTCTACTGGTTGGGAAGTGTTCACCATTACACAAGCA GTCCGATCCTGGATGATAGATGAAGGCAGTAACATGGGTCTCCACGTGGTGGTTCGAACCCTAGGGGGAAGCCAGATGGATCGGAAACTGATCCGCTTTGCTTCAGGACGCAACCATCACCAGAGCAAACAGCCCATGTTGGTCCTCTTCACTGATGATGGCCGCCGCCGCTCTACTTCTCTTGAAAGCATAG ACCCAAACGATACCACAGCCCCTTCCAGTCTGCCTCAGGCCCCCGTGACAGGTCTCTCTTCCCGCAGCGCCCGCTCCCTGGACTACAGTGAGGAAGAAGGTGTGTCGTTACCCTGCAAGCGCCTGCCTCTCTATGTCGACTTTGAGGAGATCGGCTGGTCAGGCTGGATTGTGTCTCCCCGGGGCTACAACGCTTACCACTGCAAAGGCTCCTGCCCCTTCCCTCTAGGTCAAAACATGAGGCCGACCAACCACGCCACCGTCCAGTCCATCATCAACGCTCTGAAGCTGATCAAAGGCATTGAGAAGCCGTGCTGCGTCCCCGACAAGCTCTTCTCCATTAACTTGCTCTACTTTGATGATGCTGAAAATGTGGTGCTCAAACAGTATAATGACATGGTGGCTGGAAGCTGCGGCTGCCACTGA
- the LOC117954525 gene encoding tropomyosin alpha-3 chain-like isoform X2, which yields MEAIKKKMQMLKLDKENAIDRAEQAESDKKAAEDKCKLLEDELLALQKKLKGTEDELDKYSEALKDAQEKLELSEKKAADAEADVASLNRRIQLVEEELDRAQERLATALQKLEEAEKAADESERGMKVIENRAMKDEEKMEIQEMQLKEAKHIAEEADRKYEEVARKLVILEGELERAEERAEIAELKCADLEEELKNVTNNLKSLEAQSDKYSEKEDKYEEEIKVLNDRLKEAETRAEFAERSVAKLEKTIDDLEDELYTQKLKYKAISEELDHALNDMNTM from the exons ATGGAGGCCATTAAGAAGAAGATGCAGATGCTGAAGTTGGACAAGGAGAACGCCATTGACAGGGCAGAACAGGCGGAGTCTGACAAGAAGGCAGCCGAGGATAAATGCAAGCTG CTGGAGGATGAGCTGCTTGCTCTGCAGAAGAAACTGAAGGGAACAGAGGATGAGCTCGACAAGTACTCCGAGGCCCTGAAGGATGCTCAGGAGAAACTGGAACTGTCGGAGAAGAAGGCCGCGGAT GCGGAGGCCGATGTGGCATCTTTGAACCGCAGGATCcagctggtggaggaggagtTGGACCGTGCTCAGGAGAGACTGGCCACAGCCCTTCAGAAACTGGAGGAGGCTGAGAAGGCTGCAGATGAGAGTGAAAG AGGCATGAAGGTGATTGAGAACAGAGCCATGAAAGACGAGGAGAAGATGGAGATCCAGGAAATGCAGCTCAAAGAAGCCAAACACATCGCTGAGGAGGCGGACCGCAAATACGAGGAG gttGCCCGCAAACTGGTAATCCTTGAGGGTGAGCTGGAGAGGGCAGAAGAGAGGGCAGAAATTGCAGAACT TAAGTGTGCTGACCTGGAAGAAGAGCTGAAGAACGTCACCAACAACCTCAAGTCGCTAGAGGCTCAGTCTGATAAG TACTCtgagaaagaagacaaatatGAAGAAGAGATTAAAGTCCTGAATGACAGACTTAAGGAG gCGGAAACCCGTGCAGAATTCGCAGAGAGGTCCGTGGCGAAGCTGGAAAAGACCATCGATGACTTAGAAG ACGAACTGTACACTCAGAAGCTGAAATACAAGGCTATCAGCGAGGAGCTGGATCATGCCCTCAATGATATGAACACCATGTAG
- the cib3 gene encoding calcium and integrin-binding family member 3 isoform X1, whose translation MGNKQTIFTAQQLDAYQDCTYFTRKEILRLFDRYRDLAPQLVPLDYTSHPDVKLPYELIGSMPELKDNPFRQRIAEVFSEDGEGNMTLDDFLDMFSVLSEMAPRDLKAFYAFKIYDFNNDDFICKSDLEKTLNKLTRNELSEDEVRMVSEKVIDEADLDNDGRLSLEDFQHMIVRAPDFLSTFHIRI comes from the exons ATGGGGAATAAACAGACCATCTTTACAGCACAGCAGCTAGATGCCTATCAG GactgtacatattttacaagaaaagaaatactCAG ACTGTTTGACCGCTATCGGGATTTGGCACCGCAACTAGTTCCCCTTGACTACACCAGCCACCCAGATGTGAAGTTGCCGTATGAGCTGATTGGCAGCATGCCAGAGCTAAAG GACAACCCATTTCGTCAGAGGATCGCTGAGGTTTTCTCTGAGGACGGAGAGGGAAATATGACACTGGATGACTTCTTAGACATGTTTTCAGTCCTGAGTGAGATGGCTCCGCGTGACCTCAAGGCCTTCTATGCTTTCAAAATTTATG ATTTCAACAATGATGACTTCATCTGCAAGTCAGACCTTGAGAAGACACTGAACAAACTGACCCGTAATGAGCTGTCAGAAGACGAGGTGAGAATGGTGTCTGAGAAGGTGATAGATGAGGCTGACCTGGACAACGATGGACGTCTGTCACTGGAGGACTTTCAGCACATGATTGTTCGAGCTCCAGACTTCCTCAG CACCTTCCACATAAGGATATAA
- the LOC117954525 gene encoding tropomyosin alpha-4 chain-like isoform X3, translating to METVKKKIQTLQLHVDEAEDRALAVQRELDTEREHREKAEADVASLNRRIQLVEEELDRAQERLATALQKLEEAEKAADESERGMKVIENRAMKDEEKMEIQEMQLKEAKHIAEEADRKYEEVARKLVILEGELERAEERAEIAELKCADLEEELKNVTNNLKSLEAQSDKYSEKEDKYEEEIKVLNDRLKEAETRAEFAERSVAKLEKTIDDLEENLSKEKEQNVGMHQVLDQTLQELNSL from the exons ATGGAGACTGTAAAGAAGAAAATCCAAACTCTCCAGCTACATGTTGATGAGGCAGAAGATCGTGCACTGGCAGTACAAAGGGAGTTGGACACTGAACGGGAACATCGTGAGAAA GCGGAGGCCGATGTGGCATCTTTGAACCGCAGGATCcagctggtggaggaggagtTGGACCGTGCTCAGGAGAGACTGGCCACAGCCCTTCAGAAACTGGAGGAGGCTGAGAAGGCTGCAGATGAGAGTGAAAG AGGCATGAAGGTGATTGAGAACAGAGCCATGAAAGACGAGGAGAAGATGGAGATCCAGGAAATGCAGCTCAAAGAAGCCAAACACATCGCTGAGGAGGCGGACCGCAAATACGAGGAG gttGCCCGCAAACTGGTAATCCTTGAGGGTGAGCTGGAGAGGGCAGAAGAGAGGGCAGAAATTGCAGAACT TAAGTGTGCTGACCTGGAAGAAGAGCTGAAGAACGTCACCAACAACCTCAAGTCGCTAGAGGCTCAGTCTGATAAG TACTCtgagaaagaagacaaatatGAAGAAGAGATTAAAGTCCTGAATGACAGACTTAAGGAG gCGGAAACCCGTGCAGAATTCGCAGAGAGGTCCGTGGCGAAGCTGGAAAAGACCATCGATGACTTAGAAG agaacctatcaaaagaaaaagagcaaaacgTAGGAATGCACCAAGTCCTGGACCAAACTCTGCAGGAGCTCAATAGCTTGTAA
- the LOC117954479 gene encoding ras-related protein Rab-8A-like: MAKTYDYLFKLLLIGDSGVGKTCVLFRFSEDAFNSTFISTIGIDFKIRTIELDGKKIKLQIWDTAGQERFRTITTAYYRGAMGIMLVYDITNEKSFENIKNWIRNIEEHASSDVEKMVLGNKCDINDKRQVSKDRGEKLALEYGIKFMETSAKANINVENAFLTLARDIKSKMDTKLEGNMPQGSSHGVKISEPQKKTSFFRCSLL; this comes from the exons ATGGCGAAGACATACGactatttgtttaaattacTGTTAATCGGCGACTCTGGTGTCGGGAAGACCTGTGTCCTCTTCAGGTTTTCAGAAGACGCCTTCAACTCAACGTTTATCTCAACTATAG GCATTGATTTCAAGATCAGGACAATAGAGCTTGACGGCAAGAAGATAAAGTTACAGATATG gGATACAGCTGGACAGGAGCGCTTCCGAACAATCACAACAGCCTACTACAGAGGAGCAATG ggtATCATGCTTGTCTACGACATCACCAACGAGAAGTCTTTTGAGAATATCAAGAACTGGATAAGGAACATAGAAGAG cATGCATCATCTGATGTTGAGAAGATGGTCCTTGGCAACAAGTGTGACATCAACGACAAGCGGCAGGTGTCCAAAGACAGAGGGGAGAAG CTTGCATTAGAGTATGGAATCAAATTCATGGAGACCAGTGCAAAGGCCAACATCAACGTGGAAAAT GCATTTTTGACACTTGCCAGAGACATCAAATCAAAAATGGACACAAAATTG GAGGGCAACATGCCGCAGGGGAGTAGTCACGGAGTCAAGATCTCCGAGCCTCAGAAAAAGACAAGCTTCTTCCGCTGTAGCCTACTCTGA
- the cib3 gene encoding calcium and integrin-binding family member 3 isoform X2 encodes MGNKQTIFTAQQLDAYQDNPFRQRIAEVFSEDGEGNMTLDDFLDMFSVLSEMAPRDLKAFYAFKIYDFNNDDFICKSDLEKTLNKLTRNELSEDEVRMVSEKVIDEADLDNDGRLSLEDFQHMIVRAPDFLSTFHIRI; translated from the exons ATGGGGAATAAACAGACCATCTTTACAGCACAGCAGCTAGATGCCTATCAG GACAACCCATTTCGTCAGAGGATCGCTGAGGTTTTCTCTGAGGACGGAGAGGGAAATATGACACTGGATGACTTCTTAGACATGTTTTCAGTCCTGAGTGAGATGGCTCCGCGTGACCTCAAGGCCTTCTATGCTTTCAAAATTTATG ATTTCAACAATGATGACTTCATCTGCAAGTCAGACCTTGAGAAGACACTGAACAAACTGACCCGTAATGAGCTGTCAGAAGACGAGGTGAGAATGGTGTCTGAGAAGGTGATAGATGAGGCTGACCTGGACAACGATGGACGTCTGTCACTGGAGGACTTTCAGCACATGATTGTTCGAGCTCCAGACTTCCTCAG CACCTTCCACATAAGGATATAA